A region from the Peromyscus maniculatus bairdii isolate BWxNUB_F1_BW_parent chromosome 5, HU_Pman_BW_mat_3.1, whole genome shotgun sequence genome encodes:
- the Ldhd gene encoding putative D-lactate dehydrogenase, mitochondrial — translation MATLLRAATQRLSPWRGYCSRGSQGGLSQDFVESLKAVVGSPHVSTAPAVREHHGHDESMHRCQPPDAVVWPQNVDQVSRLAALCYNQGVPIIPFGTGTGVEGGVCAVQGGVCINLTHMDRIMELNTEDFSVVVEPGVTRKALNTHLRDSGLWFPVDPGADASLCGMAATGASGTNAVRYGTMRHNVINLEVVLPDGRLLHTAGRGRHYRKSSAGYNLTGLFVGSEGTLGIITSATLRLHPAPEATVAATCAFPSVQAAVDSTVQILQSAVPVARIEFLDDVMMDACNRYSKLDCPVAPTLFLEFHGSQQALAEQLQRTEAITQDNGGSHFSWAKEAEKRSELWAARHNAWYAALALSPGRKAYSTDVCVPISRLPEILVEAKEEIKASQLTGAIVGHVGDGNFHCIMLVNPDDVEEQRKVKAFAENLGRRALALHGTCTGEHGIGMGKRRLLQEEVGSVGVETMRQLKDTLDPRGLMNPGKVL, via the exons ATGGCCACGCTCCTTCGGGCGGCAACCCAGAGGCTGTCTCCCTGGAGGGGCTACTGCTCCAGGGGGTCACAg GGTGGACTCAGCCAGGACTTTGTGGAGTCTCTGAAGGCAGTTGTAGGGAGCCCCCATGTGTCCACTGCTCCCGCCGTCAGAGAGCATCACGGGCATGATGAGTCGATGCACAG GTGTCAACCTCCTGATGCTGTGGTGTGGCCTCAGAATGTGGACCAGGTCAGCCGACTGGCAGCCCTGTGCTACAACCAAGGTGTTCCCATCATCCCATTTGGCACCGGCACTGGTGTTGAAGGGGGAGTCTGTGCTGTGCAG GGTGGCGTGTGCATCAACCTGACCCATATGGACCGAATCATGGAGCTGAATACAGAAGATTTCTCTGTGGTGGTGGAGCCTGGCGTCACCCGAAAAGCCCTCAATACCCACCTGCGAGACAGTGGCCTTTGGTTTCCTGTTG ACCCAGGTGCCGATGCTTCTCTGTGTGGCATGGCGGCCACTGGCGCCTCGGGCACCAATGCTGTGCGCTATGGGACCATGCGCCACAACGTCATCAACCTGGAGGTGGTGCTCCCCGACGGCAGGCTGCTTCATACTGCAGGCCGCGGTCGCCATTATAG GAAGAGTTCGGCTGGCTACAATCTCACAGGACTCTTTGTGGGTTCCGAGGGGACTCTGGGCATTATTACATCCGCCACCCTGCGCCTGCACCCTGCACCTGAGGCCACAGTGGCAGCCACCTGTGCATTTCCCAGTGTTCAAGCTGCAGTGGACAGCACAGTTCAGATCCTCCAGTCTGCAGTGCCTGTGGCCCGCATTG AGTTCCTGGATGACGTCATGATGGATGCCTGCAACAGGTACAGCAAACTGGACTGCCCTGTGGCACCCACCCTTTTCCTGGAGTTCCATGGCTCCCAGCAGGCATTAGCCGAACAGCTGCAGCGCACAG AGGCAATCACTCAGGATAATGGGGGCTCTCACTTCTCCTGGGCCAAGGAAGCTGAGAAGCGCAGCGAGCTGTGGGCGGCGAGGCACAATGCTTGGTACGCAGCCTTGGCGCTGTCTCCTGGACGGAAG GCTTATTCTACGGACGTGTGTGTGCCAATCTCCCGGTTGCCAGAGATCCTGGTAGAGGCCAAGGAGGAGATTAAGGCCTCACAACTCACAG GAGCCATTGTTGGGCATGTGGGTGATGGTAATTTCCACTGCATCATGCTGGTCAACCCAGATGATGtggaagagcagagaaaggtCAAGGCCTTTGCAGAAAACCTGGGCAG GCGTGCCCTGGCTCTCCACGGGACATGCACCGGAGAGCATGGCATCGGGATGGGCAAGCGGCGGCTGCTGCAAGAAGAAGTGGGCTCCGTGGGTGTGGAGACTATGCGGCAGCTCAAAGACACACTGGATCCCCGAGGTCTCATGAACCCAGGCAAAGTGCTATGA